A stretch of Lathyrus oleraceus cultivar Zhongwan6 chromosome 6, CAAS_Psat_ZW6_1.0, whole genome shotgun sequence DNA encodes these proteins:
- the LOC127093937 gene encoding secreted RxLR effector protein 161-like, whose amino-acid sequence MEHCDAAIAQVEPKLQLSNNKDEQDVDPTQYRRFIGSLRYLCNTLPDMAFNVGIVSRFMGRPKMSHLEAVKRILRYVKGYVGSEILFTASNMGRKYNLLGFIDSNWCGDKDDRKFTTWYIFIFSGTPTTWCSKKELVVALSSCETKYIAASLCVPSCVAYKFITRAGQQLG is encoded by the coding sequence atggagCATTGTGATGCCGCCATTGCTCAAGTTGAACCAAAGTTACAGTTGTCAAATAATAAGGATGAGCAAGATGTTGATCCAACTCAATATAGGAGGTTTATTGGATCCTTACGCTATTTGTGCAATACTCTACCAGACATGGCGTTTAATGTCGGTATTGTGAGTAGATTCATGGGGAGACCGAAGATGTCTCACTTAGAAGCAGTCAAGAGGATCCTAAGATATGTCAAAGGTTATGTTGGCAGTGAAATTCTCTTTACCGCATCGAATATGGGCAGAAAATACAATTTGCTTGGTTTTATCGATTCTAATTGGTGCGGAGATAAAGATGATAGAAAGTTTACAACTTGGTACATCTTTATATTCAGTGGAACACCAACAACATGGTGTTCGAAGAAGGAACTGGTAGTTGCACTCTCATCTTGTGAGACCAAGTACATTGCCGCTTCGTTATGTGTGCCAAGTTGTGTGGCTTATAAATTTATTACAAGAGCTGGGCAGCAGTTAGGGTGA